The following proteins are encoded in a genomic region of Phaeodactylum tricornutum CCAP 1055/1 chromosome 1, whole genome shotgun sequence:
- a CDS encoding predicted protein — protein sequence ATSQAEQQITVSQLIPPKLCKRGATTDDLLEISYRGSVVETGQVFDGSAIKIDGGGIPGRGDDVSLYFVLGKQPFGQFPPGWDVGMVGQCVGERRRLIIPPALAYGSKGVPRRGIPPDATLQYDITLVSLNGFSTPQ from the coding sequence GCCACATCGCAAGCGGAACAACAAATCACGGTATCGCAACTAATTCCGCCAAAGTTGTGCAAGCGTGGGGCGACCACGGACGATCTACTGGAAATTTCCTACCGCGGTAGCGTAGTAGAAACTGGCCAAGTGTTTGACGGATCCGCGATCAAAATCGACGGCGGAGGTATTCCGGGGCGTGGCGACGATGTCTCGTTGTACTTTGTTTTGGGGAAGCAGCCGTTCGGACAGTTCCCGCCCGGATGGGATGTCGGGATGGTGGGTCAGTGCGTCGGAGAACGAAGGCGCCTCATTATACCACCCGCCTTGGCGTACGGTTCCAAAGGCGTGCCTCGGCGGGGCATACCCCCTGATGCTACGCTCCAATACGACATTACTTTGGTTTCGTTGAATGGCTTTTCCACTCCGCAATAA
- a CDS encoding 1-aminocyclopropane-1-carboxylate synthase (Probable 1- aminocyclopropane-1-carboxylate synthase, a lyase that catalyses an alpha, gama elimination. S-adenosyl-L-methionine =1-aminocyclopropane-1-carboxylate+ methylthioadenosine) has translation DPCDVQSNPQGFIALCVAENKLILDMLAERFMQVGTATSSFSDSSVYCYNSFLGMPIAREAVAYFLARRFLFPDRPNLPPDEALQHIRPNNVGIGSGAAAMLNQLFFLLGEAGEGCLIPAPYYAAFENDMNLVAGVVPFGIPQENPILGPSDDEMEAAFLQAKAKGISPKFLLLTNPNNPLATIYQPSAVARMISWARNRNMHTIVDEIYALSMHKGHGFQSVLQILDNDLGSDVHMVWAVSKDFGGSGLRVGVVYSQNEIFMEGLATSNIFSGVSGPMQYLMCEILTDDAFVDRFLEESRTRVIQSYRICTAKLEEMVLPFVPAEAGLFVYVDFSSLLPEKTFEWERKLGELMFEYAHLVLTPGASQRETRPGMFRICYAWVHPSILEVAMERLSRLVAKVRRMDWSDLQSRSLSSVLE, from the exons GATCCCTGCGATGTTCAATCCAATCCACAGGGATTCATTGCCCTTTGCGTCGCGGAAAACAAGCTTATTCTGGATATGCTCGCTGAGCGCTTTATGCAAGTCGGCACCGCCACTTCGTCCTTTTCAGATTCGTCCGTCTACTGCTACAATTCCTTTCTCGGTATGCCGATTGCTCGGGAAGCCGTCGCCTACTTTTTGGCCCGCCGATTTTTGTTTCCGGATCGGCCAAATTTACCACCCGACGAGGCCCTGCAGCACATTCGACCGAACAACGTGGGCATTGGATCGGGGGCCGCCGCCATGTTGAATCAACTCTTTTTTCTCCTCGGCGAGGCGGGAGAAGGCTGTTTGATACCGGCACCGTACTATGCTGCGTTTGAGAATGATATGAATCTCGTGGCGGGAGTAGTCCCGTTTGGAATTCCCCAAGAGAACCCAATCCTGGGAccgtccgacgacgaaatggaagcAGCTTTTCTGCAAGCCAAAGCA AAAGGAATCTCCCCCAAATTTCTGCTGCTGACGAATCCAAACAATCCGCTTGCGACAATCTATCAACCAAGCGCTGTGGCTCGAATGATTTCTTGGGCTCGCAATCGGAACATGCACACAATTGTAGACGAAATCTATGCACTGTCCATGCACAAG GGCCACGGCTTTCAATCGGTCCTACAAATACTCGATAACGATTTGGGCAGTGACGTGCACATGGTTTGGGCCGTCTCGAAAGACTTCGGCGGAAGCGGATTGCGCGTGGGTGTCGTTTATTCGCAAAATGAAATATTCATGGAAGGTTTGGCCACGTCTAATATTTTTTCTGGTGTTAGTGGACCCATGCAATATCTCATGTGCGAAATATTGACAGACGATGCATTCGTGGATCGCTTCCTGGAAGAATCGCGGACCCGCGTCATACAGAGCTATCGTATTTGTACAGCcaaattggaagaaatggtgTTACCATTTGTCCCCGCCGAAGCAGGTCTTTTTGTGTACGTGGACTTTTCGTCGCTGCTACCGGAGAAAACATTTGAATGGGAGCGAAAGCTGGGAGAGCTCATGTTTGAATACGCACACCTCGTGTTGACCCCGGGGGCAAGTCAGCGCGAGACTAGGCCAGGCATGTTTCGAATCTGTTACGCATGGGTGCACCCATCAATACTTGAAGTCGCTATGGAACGGTTGAGCCGGCTTGTGGCCAAAGTACGGCGTATGGACTGGAGCGATCTTCAGTCTCGGTCTTTATCGAGTGTGTTAGAATAG
- a CDS encoding predicted protein, whose product MEIILSTLALFALFVPTESQERSRDVQLDPRPFWLIDQMRPSTLKDQLAMCAEDTKHYAVSDFSIGHRGACLQFPEHTLESYAAALEMGAGIVECDVTFTKDRQLICRHSQCDLHTTTNVVTIPDLNAKCTTPWSAGVSPNCCASDFTLDEIKTLCAKMDSSGPSEAATAEEYAYGGTADWRTDLYQLESCPEVPTHKESIAFIKAGNGYFTPELKSPSVEMPYEGNYTQEMYAQQMIDEYVEAGVPPEQVWPQSFSPDDVFYWIDNTEFGAQAVALDDQYDLNTTDVEAFLDLLVSRNVKIVAPPMQRLVDPAPDSEYLMTASHYANAAKNRSLGVIAWTLERSGPGLTGFYWETLEDQVELNEGDRYNLLHVLLNEVEVLGVFSDWPATTTFFANCMGATLRSSPVMAAANDDRVGGIGSVQVGPRPYWLVEQMRPSALKNELVACADRSNEFLVSDFSIGHRGACLQFPEHTLESYAAALEMGAGIVECDVTFTKDRQLICRHSQCDLHTTTNVVTIPDLNAKCTTPWSAGVSPNCCASDFTLDEIKTLCAKMDSSGPSEAATAEEYAYGGTADWRTDLYQLESCPEVPTHKESIAFIKAGNGYFTPELKSPSVEMPYEGNYTQEMYAQQMIDEYVEAGVPPEQVWPQSFSPDDVFYWIDNTEFGAQAVALDDQYDLNTTDVEAFLDLLVSRNVKIVAPPMQRLVDPAPDSEYLMTASHYANAAKNRSLGVIAWTLERSGPGLTGFYWETLEDQVELNEGDRYNLLHVLLNEVEVLGVFSDWPATTTFFANCMGASLRTAEEIDVAVEGSNTSASAQVGSIVATITISALVHLLIFT is encoded by the exons ATGGAGATCATCCTTTCAACGCTGGCCTTGTTTGCCTTATTTGTACCCACTGAATCTCAGGAGAGGTCCCGGGATGTGCAACTTGATCCACGTCCATTTTGGCTGATTGATCAGATGCGTCCATCTACTTTAAAGGATCAACTTG CGATGTGTGCTGAAGACACGAAGCACTACGCCGTTTCGGATTTCTCCATTGGACACCGTGGAGCGTGCTTGCAGTTCCCTGAACACACGCTCGAGTCCTATGCTGCGGCCTTGGAAATGGGTGCTGGGATTGTCGAATGCGATGTCACTTTCACCAAAGACCGGCAGCTCATCTGCCGCCATTCCCAGTGCGACTTGCACACTACCACCAATGTGGTTACCATCCCCGACCTCAACGCCAAATGTACAACGCCATGGTCGGCTGGTGTCTCGCCAAACTGCTGCGCATCGGACTTTACGCTTGATGAAATCAAAACACTCTGTGCCAAGATGGACTCCAGCGGCCCGTCCGAAGCCGCTACGGCTGAAGAGTACGCGTATGGCGGCACTGCGGATTGGCGTACCGATTTGTACCAGCTCGAGTCCTGTCCCGAGGTCCCCACGCACAAGGAAAGCATTGCTTTCATCAAGGCCGGTAACGGGTACTTCACCCCCGAGCTGAAGTCTCCCAGCGTGGAGATGCCATACGAAGGCAACTACACTCAGGAGATGTATGCCCAGCAAATGATTGACGAGTACGTTGAGGCGGGCGTCCCCCCCGAACAAGTGTGGCCTCAGAGCTTTAGTCCGGACGACGTCTTTTACTGGATTGACAATACCGAGTTTGGTGCCCAGGCGGTTGCCCTGGATGACCAGTACGACCTGAATACTACGGACGTGGAAGCCTTCCTTGACTTGCTGGTTTCTCGCAACGTAAAAATTGTCGCTCCACCAATGCAACGTCTGGTCGATCCCGCGCCGGACAGCGAGTACTTGATGACTGCCTCCCATTACGCCAATGCTGCGAAGAACCGCAGTCTTGGGGTGATTGCTTGGACTTTGGAGCGTTCTGGGCCTGGCCTTACTGGCTTTTACTGGGAAACGTTGGAGGATCAGGTTGAGCTGAACGAAGGCGACCGCTATAACTTACTGCATGTACTGTTGAACGAGGTGGAAGTACTTGGTGTTTTCTCGGACTGgccggcgacgacgactttctttGCCAACTGTATGGGCGCCACGTTGCGGTCGAGTCCCGTCATGGCTGCAGCCAACGACGATAGAGTTGGCGGAATCGGCTCGGTACAAGTGGGGCCACGGCCGTACTGGCTTGTTGAGCAAATGCGCCCATCCGCATTGAAAAATGAACTCG TTGCTTGTGCGGATAGAAGCAACGAGTTTCTTGTGTCTGACTTCTCCATTGGACACCGTGGAGCGTGCTTGCAGTTCCCCGAACACACGCTCGAGTCCTATGCTGCGGCCTTGGAAATGGGTGCTGGGATTGTCGAATGCGATGTCACTTTCACCAAAGACCGGCAGCTCATCTGCCGCCATTCCCAGTGCGACTTGCACACTACCACCAATGTGGTTACCATCCCCGACCTCAACGCCAAATGTACAACGCCATGGTCGGCTGGTGTCTCGCCAAACTGCTGCGCATCGGACTTTACGCTTGATGAAATCAAAACACTCTGTGCCAAGATGGACTCCAGTGGCCCGTCCGAAGCCGCTACGGCTGAAGAGTACGCGTATGGCGGCACTGCGGATTGGCGTACCGATTTGTACCAGCTCGAGTCCTGTCCCGAGGTCCCCACGCACAAGGAAAGCATTGCTTTCATCAAGGCCGGTAACGGGTACTTCACCCCCGAGCTGAAGTCTCCCAGCGTGGAGATGCCATACGAAGGCAACTACACTCAGGAGATGTATGCCCAGCAAATGATTGACGAGTACGTTGAGGCGGGCGTCCCCCCCGAACAAGTGTGGCCTCAGAGCTTTAGTCCGGACGACGTCTTTTACTGGATTGACAATACCGAGTTTGGTGCCCAGGCGGTTGCCCTGGATGACCAGTACGACCTGAATACTACGGACGTGGAAGCCTTCCTTGACTTGCTGGTTTCTCGCAACGTAAAAATTGTCGCTCCACCAATGCAACGTCTGGTCGATCCCGCGCCGGACAGCGAGTACTTGATGACTGCCTCCCATTACGCCAATGCTGCGAAGAACCGCAGTCTTGGGGTGATTGCTTGGACTTTGGAGCGTTCTGGGCCTGGCCTTACTGGCTTTTACTGGGAAACGTTGGAGGATCAGGTTGAGCTGAACGAAGGCGACCGCTATAACTTACTGCATGTACTGTTGAACGAGGTGGAAGTACTTGGTGTTTTCTCGGACTGgccggcgacgacgactttctttGCCAACTGTATGGGTGCATCATTGCGAACGGCCGAAGAAATTGATGTTGCCGTTGAAGGCAGTAACACGAGCGCCTCGGCACAGGTTGGCTCCATTGTAGCCACCATCACAATCTCAGCGCTTGTCCATTTGCTAATTTTTACGTGA
- a CDS encoding predicted protein: MPPEAIPAPVASQNWKNMNESDKEQIEWGYVWMEHCRLCFVDGESGNTGGNVALKEWIDVDVLYDDDYDEMKLSHANRTGRQRPLEDLPEVKGDIDDSLSAKFCSRCNLVLYQSGPMGSNLKHCSILRESDSQEPTFTLVISVAFPHLLHGPGGRRNIMALKDYRRAYKPLHTTTQLILSILRSDWKNLISMMEKMRLAPTIKVENRRVPRFFPNRLGLDELYERIQGTAATHMMLETRREDQLRNQRNDCLIVQLPKDVFTDYLAPFLKPRSLDALRCSCSYLHNTLRAVVPGLKLRLYSHQVSSLIWMRNRETNLLSEKDCLSTTPLPDSPDRDLHRMVTGGYTTLLRSRCPLSDLSIRIDQKTGFEIVPKDLTTLPRTVARGGLLCDDPGLGKTVTVLSLIMQTAGLSTKANDTVDTSVSKQLMPMEEAIFRTYWSEQMTPEFRRPLLHRFLNAFIRQSPGGFIGQADQVKRNIDLDKYDLNFSLFERDMTEAIFPQTWEGKHEDNDSDTHVYRNAARQLKSEFLANVEEFKQTQLQSARKSFSSVSAKPNSRVAALLDRSEQMKFVDSLVSSSATLLVVPAVLLDHWQAQIDLNLDLSYCTDKIPLIFEFGRKHKGLTMEAVCAICKDNGSHFPMVFIDRGGTKKLPAPEFLAMFQIVITTTQRFSQEWRNGSFQAELKSSGCKEVSKLYLDSAFDRSESACPLLKIHWLRMIVDEGHSMAKNQNSTIQFASWISAERRWAMTGTPTKQSATQIQQIYAMLRFLGHGFFTPRLDGNAVWTSNVARCWKEGSFAAFFRLRSLLGLLMKRHTKRDIAELELPCCSAEVIPMSFVEVTTYNTLVCGVQSNILLTSMSGKTSGLQDSLLHRSQVQHARAALSNLRRVCVGYSRVLPTLETRFYIETMVLLKEHGRDDRQIQNVKEYLHRAEAQELSECDCCQIKLSTLLLFPCCGGFLCPECMDEKSNICVLCDQDFDVDEFQRLQPGFSLKWLETMIESEQRKPKPSISNANVQVDPPGGADPIVRAEIELPNGVLVRPNMELRRTRRLGDGHECQYDRYTVHGKCILCLSEHSFCNLFNDNAQCAICFRAAEECSEEESKSFYLVKKLSELHQQLRNNEQRRPLKIIVFSQFRQALNMAGNRLLRKFGTACIAEYWGSFRTTELRKFTYDRDCFCMLLGRDGSEGLDLSFVTHIFFLEEIMDQSLRDQAIARAWRMGAKGRVRVVTLTAAKTVEETMQEIESAAQYRFQYSHQTVTRPIVAAAESNNLEEYATAKTHALLRSLRLITDYHHFSAEPRTSTAEKATCLNNKLPGISKESDKTVDNPPVKRRKVTFT, translated from the exons ATGCCACCGGAGGCAATCCCAGCGCCTGTCGCTTCGCAAAATTGGAAAAACATGAACGAATCCGACAAAGAACAGATTGAATGGGGGTACGTTTGGATGGAACACTGCCGCTTATGCTTCGTAGATGGAGAAAGTGGAAATACTGGCGGAAATGTGGCGCTCAAAGAGTGGATTGACGTTGATGTACTGTATGATGATGACTATGATGAAATGAAATTGTCACACGCCAATCGTACAGGGCGTCAGCGACCTCTTGAAGATCTTCCAGAAGTCAAAGGTGACATTgacgattcactgtcagcaaaaTTTTGTTCCAGATGCAATTTGGTTCTGTATCAGTCGGGACCCATGGGGAGCAATTTGAAG CATTGCTCAATATTGCGGGAAAGTGATAGTCAGGAACCGACTTTTACCTTGGTCATATCGGTAGCCTTTCCGCATTTACTACATGGACCAGGTGGCCGTCGAAACATTATGGCTCTGAAAGATTACAGACGGGCTTACAAACCCCTTCACacgacaacacaactgatactaTCGATACTCCGCTCCGACTGGAAAAACTTGATATCGATGATGGAAAAAATGCGACTCGCCCCCACAATCAAAGTAGAAAATCGTCGAGTACCACGGTTCTTTCCCAACAGGCTTGGTCTGGACGAGTTATACGAACGAATTCAGGGTACTGCCGCAACCCACATGATGCTCGAAACTCGTCGAGAAGATCAGCTGCGAAATCAACGTAACGACTGTTTGATAGTCCAGTTGCCAAAGGATGTATTCACTGATTACCTTGCCCCGTTTTTGAAGCCCCGTTCGTTAGATGCCCTTCGTTGCTCTTGCTCATACCTACACAACACATTACGAGCGGTCGTCCCAGGTCTAAAATTACGATTATACAGCCACCAAGTGTCTTCTCTCATTTGGATGCGAAATCGTGAGACCAATTTACTTTCGGAGAAGGATTGCCTTAGTACCACACCCTTGCCGGACTCTCCTGATAGAGACTTGCACCGAATGGTCACTGGTGGATACACGACATTGTTACGATCACGTTGCCCTTTGAGTGATTTAAGCATCCGTATTGATCAAAAGACAGGCTTCGAAATTGTCCCGAAGGACCTTACCACTTTACCCAGAACTGTGGCGAGAGGTGGTCTCTTATGTGACGACCCAGGACTTGGGAAAACCGTTACAGTTTTATCACTGATTATGCAAACAGCGGGACTCTCGACGAAAGCGAATGACACTGTAGATACATCCGTTAGTAAGCAGTTGATGCCGATGGAGGAAGCAATATTCCGAACGTATTGGAGCGAACAAATGACCCCTgaatttcgtcgtccactCTTGCACCGCTTTCTGAATGCTTTCATACGGCAAAGCCCCGGAGGTTTCATTGGTCAAGCTGATCAAGTCAAGAGAAACATCGATCTAGACAAGTACGATTTGAATTTTTCATTGTTTGAAAGAGATATGAC GGAAGCCATTTTCCCACAAACTTGGGAAGGTAAACATGAAGATAACGATAGCGATACTCATGTATACCGAAACGCGGCACGCCAGCTTAAAAGCGAGTTTCTGGCTAATGTTGAGGAATTTAAGCAAACTCAACTTCAGTCAGCGCGCAAATCCTTCTCTTCAGTTTCGGCAAAGCCAAATTCACGAGTCGCGGCTTTGCTGGATCGGTCGGAACAAATGAAATTTGTGGATTCGCTGGTCTCGTCCTCAGCAACACTGTTGGTAGTCCCGGCAGTGTTGTTGGACCATTGGCAG GCTCAAATCGATTTGAACTTGGACCTTAGCTATTGCACTGATAAGATACCATTAATTTTTGAGTTTGGGAGAAAGCACAAAGGTTTAACAATGGAAGCCGTATGCGCCATTTGCAAAGACAATGGAAGTCACTTTCCCATGGTTTTTATAGATAGAGGTGGTACAAAGAAGTTGCCGGCGCCGGAGTTTCTTGCAATGTTTCAAATTGTGATAACAACGACACAGCGCTTTTCGCAGGAATGGAGGAATGGTTCTTTTCAAGCGGAACTCAAGAGCAGCGGTTGCAAGGAAGTATCAAAGTTGTACCTTGATTCAGCTTTTGATCGATCTGAGAGTGCGTGTCCGCTACTAAAGATCCACTGGCTTCGAATGATCGTTGACGAAGGACATTCAATGGCGAAGAACCAGAACTCGACGATTCAGTTTGCATCGTGGATTTCTGCTGAAAGAAGATGGGCGATGACCGGGactccaacaaaacaatccgCGACCCAGATTCAGCAGATCTACGCTATGCTCCGCTTCCTTGGTCATGGTTTTTTCACTCCTAGACTCGATGGAAACGCGGTTTGGACGTCAAACGTTGCCCGGTGTTGGAAAGAGGGATCGTTCGCAGCGTTTTTCCGACTCAGATCGTTGTTGGGTTTGCTTATGAAACGTCATACAAAACGTGATATTGCAGAGCTGGAGTTGCCGTGTTGCTCAGCAGAGGTGATTCCGATGAGTTTTGTTGAAGTAACGACTTACAATACGTTGGTATGTGGTGTCCAATCAAACATTTTGTTAACGTCAATGAGCGGGAAGACGTCTGGACTGCAGGATTCTCTTCTTCACCGCTCTCAGGTTCAGCATGCTCGTGCTGCACTTAGTAACCTACGTCGTGTTTGTGTCGGCTACTCCAGAGTATTACCGACGCTTGAGACAAGGTTTTACATTGAGACTATGGTCCTGCTGAAAGAGCATGGAAGGGATGACAGACAAATTCAAAATGTGAAGGAATACCTCCACCGCGCCGAAGCTCAAGAGCTCTCAGAATGCGATTGCTGCCAGATCAAGCTCAGCACGCTTCTCCTCTTTCCATGCTGTGGCGGATTCTTGTGCCCAGAATGCATGGACGAGAAATCAAATATCTGCGTCCTTTGTGACCAAGATTTCGACGTGGACGAATTTCAACGATTGCAGCCAGGTTTCTCGCTAAAGTGGCTCGAAACGATGATTGAAAGTGAACAACGCAAACCGAAACCATCTATTTCCAATGCCAACGTGCAAGTCGATCCTCCAGGTGGCGCGGATCCAATCGTGCGTGCCGAGATTGAACTCCCAAACGGAGTTTTGGTTCGGCCGAATATGGAGCTCCGTAGAACTCGAAGATTAGGGGATGGTCACGAATGTCAATATGATCGGTATACTGTCCATGGAAAATGCATTCTGTGCTTGTCCGAACACAGCTTCTGTAACCTATTTAATGACAATGCACAATGTGCGATCTGCTTCCGGGCAGCTGAGGAGTGCTCGGAGGAGGAATCAAAATCCTTTTATCTTGTGAAGAAGCTCTCTGAATTACATCAACAATTACGCAACAACGAGCAGCGACGTCCTCTGAAAATTATCGTCTTTTCGCAATTTCGCCAAGCTTTGAACATGGCTGGGAACCGTCTTTTGCGTAAGTTTGGAACTGCATGCATTGCTGAATATTGGGGCAGCTTTCGCACGACTGAACTGCGGAAATTTACGTACGACCGAGATTGTTTCTGCATGCTTCTAGGAAGAGACGGCAGCGAAGGATTGGACTTGAGCTTTGTCACGCATATATTCTTTCTCGAGGAAATCATGGACCAGTCGCTTCGTGACCAAGCAATTGCTCGAGCCTGGCGGATGGGCGCAAAAGGACGTGTGCGGGTGGTAACTTTGACCGCGGCAAAAACAGTAGAGGAGACCATGCAAGAGATTGAGTCAGCAGCTCAATACCGTTTCCAGTACTCGCATCAAACTGTCACACGCCCTATTGTTGCAGCAGCCGAGTCAAACAATTTAGAGGAGTACGCCACGGCAAAGACACATGCATTGCTTCGTTCCTTACGACTCATTACTGACTACCACCATTTTTCGGCGGAGCCGCGAACATCGACCGCAGAAAAAGCCACCTGTTTGAATAACAAGCTACCCGGGATTTCGAAAGAAAGCGACAAAACTGTTGACAACCCTCCAGTTAAGAGACGAAAAGTAACTTTCACGTAG
- a CDS encoding predicted protein produces MSPSYPALHLHIDCGHGATGSGVFEAVLGATTEVFKASEFGWVSTLEGFLPQIFPCLKSCGFELEFTRERYRVATQIHTDEDLSVSMAELIDMLRRSKNNPSIISDRVLDIVIHVLQELATAPQDSNNTPTSARKNLTNSVQKYFAPPTEVFASLKSLVSAIQTLAVIWCIFELWGLGDSIIIRSFTCSPIPWTASTKVDWEEIFHKRQLQPELILGMPIVEDFGAFGNNDRLGIILLRTLSRQLASYTTIVGKFPPMLLRATATSAGGTGTDINQPTSASVGELLADLNEDTVHSRTRNEPTLWKADRDMVVLETNIDDLTPERLAFCTEQLLGQGAADAWTTPIVMKKGRAAQTLHCLCRESEQDILLRCIFRNSTTLGVRIQRLNRVALRREIVIVQTEWRGTASSGLVDVKVGLLEDEIVSVKAEFDHCKSIALEAGVSIETVSLQAVQLARNKVNM; encoded by the coding sequence ATGTCGCCATCTTATCCCGCCTTGCACCTCCACATCGACTGCGGTCATGGAGCAACAGGAAGTGGTGTCTTTGAGGCTGTTCTTGGGGCGACCACAGAAGTCTTTAAGGCATCAGAATTTGGATGGGTTTCTACCTTAGAAGGGTTCCTTCCTCAAATCTTCCCCTGCCTTAAAAGCTGTGGATTTGAATTGGAATTTACTCGCGAGCGGTACCGGGTTGCCACACAAATCCACACGGATGAAGATTTGTCGGTCTCGATGGCCGAGCTCATTGACATGCTTCGGAGATCTAAAAACAATCCATCCATTATTTCCGATCGCGTTCTAGATATAGTTATACATGTCTTACAAGAACTTGCTACTGCACCGCAGGACTCCAATAACACGCCCACGTCAGCGCGAAAGAACCTGACGAATAGCGTTCAAAAGTACTTTGCTCCACCTACTGAGGTGTTTGCGTCGTTGAAGTCGTTGGTCTCAGCGATACAAACACTTGCTGTGATCTGGTGTATCTTCGAACTCTGGGGGCTTGGCGACAGTATCATCATTCGGTCGTTTACTTGTAGTCCAATTCCCTGGACCGCATCCACCAAGGTGGATTGGGAAGAGATTTTCCATAAACGGCAGTTGCAGCCTGAATTGATTCTCGGTATGCCGATAGTCGAAGACTTTGGTGCCTTCGGAAATAACGATAGACTGGGGATTATATTACTTCGAACACTGAGTCGACAACTGGCTTCCTACACCACCATTGTGGGCAAGTTTCCTCCAATGCTGTTACGAGCGACAGCGACGAGTGCGGGAGGCACCGGAACAGATATCAATCAACCTACCAGCGCTAGTGTAGGCGAGCTGTTGGCCGATCTCAATGAAGATACCGTCCACTCTAGAACACGCAACGAACCGACGTTGTGGAAGGCCGATCGCGATATGGTCGTGTTGGAAACAAATATCGACGACCTAACACCCGAGCGGCTTGCCTTCTGTACAGAACAACTTCTTGGTCAAGGAGCGGCAGATGCTTGGACGACACCAATAGTCATGAAAAAGGGACGAGCGGCACAAACGCTGCATTGCTTGTGTCGGGAGTCAGAGCAGGATATCTTACTACGCTGCATTTTTCGAAATAGTACGACATTGGGAGTCCGTATACAACGACTGAATCGTGTGGCTTTACGTCGGGAAATTGTGATAGTGCAGACTGAGTGGCGGGGAACCGCCTCTTCGGGACTGGTCGATGTTAAAGTTGGCCTTCTGGAAGATGAAATTGTTTCTGTAAAGGCTGAGTTTGATCACTGTAAGAGTattgctttggaagccgGTGTTTCGATTGAGACTGTATCGCTACAGGCAGTGCAGTTGGCGAGAAACAAGGTGAATATGTAG